A window of the Henckelia pumila isolate YLH828 chromosome 3, ASM3356847v2, whole genome shotgun sequence genome harbors these coding sequences:
- the LOC140887933 gene encoding protein TIME FOR COFFEE isoform X1: MERSRELRIATTSVANGLSRRRQRVTSLKDSTGVDDREMELHEAVRSRDRERLQKKDRDREFTKRRRIEKYAMQQKNGGEGYRENESTDASDEEYLEDEEDARIHFLNRLNHTSLQSSSLSDNRRSLRTLRSSPVLSASVDETIGVPIPRRARSTSIKRLHDSSNSSGGKLVVDLGHRRFPISQATASHIFSGGASPSAPGASMRKKMKSVEPRTRALKSTSNPRPSSEIQDDREIEVVEALFDLMKQSQSLSQSSKNEEKIDKDSINAADEGLTKVGKDENKTFSLRYEKSIKVDSETAMDDSMGEMKKDEEIEKEKIPNDSAPQHGDGFLNIEKVLSPNESDSPSCVKVDAYEVKDPKVTREDDTAIVVETKKEAMLEIDLMVLPPVTSSPEKDVLGDMAPFPKYMAHDVQKLTLIQKSDTFSNDGPVEAIDHLPKIDLEKHYFDKSSVRDGGKQQLRGQKEQKNQLQTSSSPYEISLGGWPSVLPHPGYMQSQQAVLPMDDSARFRIAKQHPKFTFSLPRPRRSATHQHIARSIEQHEQLITNCLLSGPTGAPTLCGTMPPTQRSISGSPVIVDCQGKPNSGAITVGGGKDKGAEVPLALNSTKNKELMLQQASLHTTTNNSLHNPAFIFALGHHQTTVMAPPKSSAPAQSASASGSMSLRSNSAGGPSVNLPLPGEAVTSHSGPSLDSNEVAPYMAMLQNNGCQFPISTNRAMPQLKGVQSPPSPLFNSSLYSSTMFSVSQSQKLSSTKIVDNNYRSLAAAHSTQAEKQQFPSSHPSSRHAPEFGRKGSALYADTHLRSTENRDELIPQSFSASFGLNATSCLPLNFSSMGQNSAIFPVLPDIAWNGYQMAKQKNFQTSDGKSVIGSAKVDDGLKRTLGKSETHGRKSSSNDVSPVSMMGTSIVDELAGSVNFVSSVASGNQQPFPTSSVSQTSGVLPILHQHQQQPTQCQKHYMQQMQHTGTAKINATTSNVLPGSFLPGSFPIQNPFFSKVSVQTDNSSYSHHWQNLPRSATPEATSQIANLSFMNIPQPKSSFGCHSVSAASPQGQKIVAEKQPVLPVGSTSDSCISRNTTDSERVASDVVDADTALPSKQIEVSPPACRGNVPSILNTCPGQLSELKY; the protein is encoded by the exons ATGGAGAGGAGCAGAGAATTGAGGATTGCGACTACTTCTGTTGCCAACGGTTTGTCCAGGAGGCGACAGAGAGTCACGTCTCTGAAAGATTCGACTGGTG TAGATGATAGGGAGATGGAATTGCATGAAGCAGTGAGGTCAAGAGATCGAGAGCGGTTGCAGAAGAAGGATCGAGATCGGGAGTTTACGAAGAGGAGGAGGATTGAGAAGTACGCGATGCAGCAGAAGAATGGTGGTGAAGGTTATAGGGAGAACGAGAGTACTGACGCGAGTGATGAGGAGTACCTTGAAGACGAGGAAGAtgcgagaattcattttcttaaTAGATTGAATCACACATCACTGCAGTCTTCGTCTCTCTCGGATAATCGACGAAGCCTACGTACTCTTCGGTCTTCCCCCGTGCTCAGCGCCTCTGTGGATGAGACGATCGGTGTTCCCATTCCTCGAAGAGCTCGCTCGA CTTCGATAAAGAGGTTGCATGACTCCAGTAATTCAAGCGGCGGGAAATTAGTTGTGGACTTGGGTCACCGGAGATTTCCAATTTCTCAGGCGACGGCGAGTCACATTTTTTCTGGCGGCGCATCGCCATCGGCTCCCGGTGCTTCTATGAGAAAAAAGATG AAATCTGTAGAGCCAAGAACACGTGCTTTAAAGAGTACATCCAATCCCAGGCCTTCTTCAGAGATTCAAGATGACAGAGAGATCGAGGTCGTCGAAGCTCTGTTCGATCTGATGAAACAATCTCAATCTCTATCACAGTCTTCCAAAAACGAAGAAAAAATTGATAAAGATAGCATAAATGCTGCTGATGAAG GGTTGACAAAGGTTGGAAAAGATGAGAATAAAACATTTTCACTTCGGTACGAGAAATCAATAAAAGTGGATTCTGAGACAGCCATGGATGATTCAATGGGGGAAATGAAGAAAGACGAAGAAATTGAGAAAGAGAAAATTCCAAATGACTCAGCTCCACAGCATGGAGATGGGTTTTTGAACATAGAAAAAGTGTTGTCTCCAAACGAAAGCGATTCGCCATCATGTGTTAAAGTAGATGCTTATGAAGTAAAGGATCCTAAAGTGACAAGAGA GGACGATACCGCGATTGTGGTTGAGACCAAGAAGGAAGCCATGTTAGAGATTGATTTAATG GTTCTTCCACCGGTAACGTCATCCCCGGAAAAAGATGTTTTGGGTGATATGGCACCCTTTCCTAAATATATGGCTCACGATGTTCAGAAG CTTACTCTGATACAGAAGAGTGATACATTTTCAAACGATGGTCCTGTAGAGGCCATCGATCACTTGCCGAAGATTGACTTGGAAAAGCACTATTTTGATAAATCAAGTGTCAGAGACGGTggtaaacaacaactacggggTCAGAAGGAGCAGAAAAATCAAT TGCAAACTTCCTCGTCACCTTACGAAATTTCTCTCGGTGGATGGCCTAGTGTTCTACCTCATCCAGG CTATATGCAGTCTCAGCAAGCAGTTTTACCCATGGATGACAGTGCCAGATTTCGTATAGCGAAGCAG CACCCAAAATTCACATTCTCACTGCCGCGTCCGAGGAGAAGTGCAACTCATCAACACATTGCCCGCAGCATTGAACAACATGAGCAACTTATCACAAACTGTTTGTTGTCTGGGCCTACTGGTGCCCCTACTTTATGTGGTACCATGCCACCGACGCAAAGGTCGATTTCTGGAAGCCCCGTAATTGTTGACTGTCAGGGAAAGCCGAATTCGGGTGCTATTACTGTGGGAGGTGGAAAAGATAAAGGCGCTGAAGTTCCATTGGCTTTGAATTCGACAAAAAATAAAGAGCTAATGCTTCAACAGGCTTCACTCCATACCACAACTAATAATTCTCTG CATAATCCGGCATTTATCTTCGCACTCGGCCACCATCAAACAACGGTGATGGCACCACCTAAATCATCTGCCCCGGCCCAATCTGCTTCTGCTAGTGGTAGCATGTCTTTGCGTTCTAATTCGGCTGGGGGACCTTCTGTAAACTTACCCTTGCCTGGAGAAGCTGTTACGAGCCACAGTGGCCCAAGCTTGGATTCTAATGAAGTTGCTCCATATATGGCAATGCTGCAaaacaatggctgccaatttcCAATTTCAACAAACAGGGCTATGCCACAGCTTAAAGGAGTGCAGTCCCCTCCTTCGCCTTTGTTCAACTCCTCTCTTTATTCTTCTACAATGTTCAGTGTTTCACAAAGTCAGAAGCTATCAAGTACAAAAATCGTTGACAATAATTATCGTAGTCTAGCAGCTGCACATTCAACACAGGCAGAGAAGCAGCAATTCCCATCATCACATCCATCCAGCAGGCACGCCCCAGAATTTGGAAGGAAAGGTAGTGCGTTGTATGCAGATACACATCTAAGGAGTACTGAAAATAGAGATGAACTTATCCCGCAATCTTTTTCAGCGTCATTTGGTTTAAATGCTACATCTTGTCTGCCCCTTAACTTCTCATCCATGGGACAAAATTCTGCTATCTTCCCAGTGCTTCCGGATATTGCTTGGAATGGGTACCAGATGGCAAAACAGAAGAATTTCCAGACATCTGACGGGAAAAGTGTAATTGGTTCTGCAAAGGTTGATGATGGATTAAAACGTACCTTGGGAAAGTCAGAAACCCATGGTCGTAAATCTTCCAGCAACGATGTATCACCTGTCTCCATGATGGGAACTTCCATAGTTGATGAATTAGCTGGAAGTGTCAATTTTGTGTCGTCTGTTGCAAGTGGGAACCAACAGCCGTTTCCTACGTCCTCGGTTTCTCAGACATCTGGTGTATTACCCATCCTTCATCAGCATCAGCAGCAACCAACCCAATGCCAGAAGCATTATATGCAGCAAATGCAACATACAGGAACAGCTAAAATAAACGCGACAACCAGTAATGTGCTACCTGGATCTTTCCTCCCTGGTAGTTTCCCAATCCAAAACCCTTTTTTCTCAAAAGTTTCTGTTCAGACAGATAATTCATCATATTCTCACCATTGGCAGAACTTGCCTAGATCCGCAACTCCTGAAGCCACATCTCAAATTGCTAACTTAAGCTTCATGAACATCCCCCAACCAAAAAGTTCTTTTGGGTGTCATTCAGTCTCAGCTGCATCACCTCAAGGGCAGAAAATTGTCGCCGAGAAGCAGCCAGTGCTACCAGTTGGTTCGACATCTGACTCCTGTATATCAAGAAACACAACTGACAGCGAAAGAGTGGCATCCGATGTCGTCGATGCTGACACAGCATTACCATCCAAACAGATAGAGGTTTCTCCCCCTGCATGTCGAGGGAACGTGCCATCAATCTTAAACACATGCCCCGGCCAACTCTCAGAGCTCAAGTACTGA
- the LOC140887933 gene encoding protein TIME FOR COFFEE isoform X4 has protein sequence MERSRELRIATTSVANGLSRRRQRVTSLKDSTGVDDREMELHEAVRSRDRERLQKKDRDREFTKRRRIEKYAMQQKNGGEGYRENESTDASDEEYLEDEEDARIHFLNRLNHTSLQSSSLSDNRRSLRTLRSSPVLSASVDETIGVPIPRRARSTSIKRLHDSSNSSGGKLVVDLGHRRFPISQATASHIFSGGASPSAPGASMRKKMKSVEPRTRALKSTSNPRPSSEIQDDREIEVVEALFDLMKQSQSLSQSSKNEEKIDKDSINAADEGLTKVGKDENKTFSLRYEKSIKVDSETAMDDSMGEMKKDEEIEKEKIPNDSAPQHGDGFLNIEKVLSPNESDSPSCVKVDAYEVKDPKVTREDDTAIVVETKKEAMLEIDLMVLPPVTSSPEKDVLGDMAPFPKYMAHDVQKKSDTFSNDGPVEAIDHLPKIDLEKHYFDKSSVRDGGKQQLRGQKEQKNQLQTSSSPYEISLGGWPSVLPHPGYMQSQQAVLPMDDSARFRIAKQHPKFTFSLPRPRRSATHQHIARSIEQHEQLITNCLLSGPTGAPTLCGTMPPTQRSISGSPVIVDCQGKPNSGAITVGGGKDKGAEVPLALNSTKNKELMLQQASLHTTTNNSLHNPAFIFALGHHQTTVMAPPKSSAPAQSASASGSMSLRSNSAGGPSVNLPLPGEAVTSHSGPSLDSNEVAPYMAMLQNNGCQFPISTNRAMPQLKGVQSPPSPLFNSSLYSSTMFSVSQSQKLSSTKIVDNNYRSLAAAHSTQAEKQQFPSSHPSSRHAPEFGRKGSALYADTHLRSTENRDELIPQSFSASFGLNATSCLPLNFSSMGQNSAIFPVLPDIAWNGYQMAKQKNFQTSDGKSVIGSAKVDDGLKRTLGKSETHGRKSSSNDVSPVSMMGTSIVDELAGSVNFVSSVASGNQQPFPTSSVSQTSGVLPILHQHQQQPTQCQKHYMQQMQHTGTAKINATTSNVLPGSFLPGSFPIQNPFFSKVSVQTDNSSYSHHWQNLPRSATPEATSQIANLSFMNIPQPKSSFGCHSVSAASPQGQKIVAEKQPVLPVGSTSDSCISRNTTDSERVASDVVDADTALPSKQIEVSPPACRGNVPSILNTCPGQLSELKY, from the exons ATGGAGAGGAGCAGAGAATTGAGGATTGCGACTACTTCTGTTGCCAACGGTTTGTCCAGGAGGCGACAGAGAGTCACGTCTCTGAAAGATTCGACTGGTG TAGATGATAGGGAGATGGAATTGCATGAAGCAGTGAGGTCAAGAGATCGAGAGCGGTTGCAGAAGAAGGATCGAGATCGGGAGTTTACGAAGAGGAGGAGGATTGAGAAGTACGCGATGCAGCAGAAGAATGGTGGTGAAGGTTATAGGGAGAACGAGAGTACTGACGCGAGTGATGAGGAGTACCTTGAAGACGAGGAAGAtgcgagaattcattttcttaaTAGATTGAATCACACATCACTGCAGTCTTCGTCTCTCTCGGATAATCGACGAAGCCTACGTACTCTTCGGTCTTCCCCCGTGCTCAGCGCCTCTGTGGATGAGACGATCGGTGTTCCCATTCCTCGAAGAGCTCGCTCGA CTTCGATAAAGAGGTTGCATGACTCCAGTAATTCAAGCGGCGGGAAATTAGTTGTGGACTTGGGTCACCGGAGATTTCCAATTTCTCAGGCGACGGCGAGTCACATTTTTTCTGGCGGCGCATCGCCATCGGCTCCCGGTGCTTCTATGAGAAAAAAGATG AAATCTGTAGAGCCAAGAACACGTGCTTTAAAGAGTACATCCAATCCCAGGCCTTCTTCAGAGATTCAAGATGACAGAGAGATCGAGGTCGTCGAAGCTCTGTTCGATCTGATGAAACAATCTCAATCTCTATCACAGTCTTCCAAAAACGAAGAAAAAATTGATAAAGATAGCATAAATGCTGCTGATGAAG GGTTGACAAAGGTTGGAAAAGATGAGAATAAAACATTTTCACTTCGGTACGAGAAATCAATAAAAGTGGATTCTGAGACAGCCATGGATGATTCAATGGGGGAAATGAAGAAAGACGAAGAAATTGAGAAAGAGAAAATTCCAAATGACTCAGCTCCACAGCATGGAGATGGGTTTTTGAACATAGAAAAAGTGTTGTCTCCAAACGAAAGCGATTCGCCATCATGTGTTAAAGTAGATGCTTATGAAGTAAAGGATCCTAAAGTGACAAGAGA GGACGATACCGCGATTGTGGTTGAGACCAAGAAGGAAGCCATGTTAGAGATTGATTTAATG GTTCTTCCACCGGTAACGTCATCCCCGGAAAAAGATGTTTTGGGTGATATGGCACCCTTTCCTAAATATATGGCTCACGATGTTCAGAAG AAGAGTGATACATTTTCAAACGATGGTCCTGTAGAGGCCATCGATCACTTGCCGAAGATTGACTTGGAAAAGCACTATTTTGATAAATCAAGTGTCAGAGACGGTggtaaacaacaactacggggTCAGAAGGAGCAGAAAAATCAAT TGCAAACTTCCTCGTCACCTTACGAAATTTCTCTCGGTGGATGGCCTAGTGTTCTACCTCATCCAGG CTATATGCAGTCTCAGCAAGCAGTTTTACCCATGGATGACAGTGCCAGATTTCGTATAGCGAAGCAG CACCCAAAATTCACATTCTCACTGCCGCGTCCGAGGAGAAGTGCAACTCATCAACACATTGCCCGCAGCATTGAACAACATGAGCAACTTATCACAAACTGTTTGTTGTCTGGGCCTACTGGTGCCCCTACTTTATGTGGTACCATGCCACCGACGCAAAGGTCGATTTCTGGAAGCCCCGTAATTGTTGACTGTCAGGGAAAGCCGAATTCGGGTGCTATTACTGTGGGAGGTGGAAAAGATAAAGGCGCTGAAGTTCCATTGGCTTTGAATTCGACAAAAAATAAAGAGCTAATGCTTCAACAGGCTTCACTCCATACCACAACTAATAATTCTCTG CATAATCCGGCATTTATCTTCGCACTCGGCCACCATCAAACAACGGTGATGGCACCACCTAAATCATCTGCCCCGGCCCAATCTGCTTCTGCTAGTGGTAGCATGTCTTTGCGTTCTAATTCGGCTGGGGGACCTTCTGTAAACTTACCCTTGCCTGGAGAAGCTGTTACGAGCCACAGTGGCCCAAGCTTGGATTCTAATGAAGTTGCTCCATATATGGCAATGCTGCAaaacaatggctgccaatttcCAATTTCAACAAACAGGGCTATGCCACAGCTTAAAGGAGTGCAGTCCCCTCCTTCGCCTTTGTTCAACTCCTCTCTTTATTCTTCTACAATGTTCAGTGTTTCACAAAGTCAGAAGCTATCAAGTACAAAAATCGTTGACAATAATTATCGTAGTCTAGCAGCTGCACATTCAACACAGGCAGAGAAGCAGCAATTCCCATCATCACATCCATCCAGCAGGCACGCCCCAGAATTTGGAAGGAAAGGTAGTGCGTTGTATGCAGATACACATCTAAGGAGTACTGAAAATAGAGATGAACTTATCCCGCAATCTTTTTCAGCGTCATTTGGTTTAAATGCTACATCTTGTCTGCCCCTTAACTTCTCATCCATGGGACAAAATTCTGCTATCTTCCCAGTGCTTCCGGATATTGCTTGGAATGGGTACCAGATGGCAAAACAGAAGAATTTCCAGACATCTGACGGGAAAAGTGTAATTGGTTCTGCAAAGGTTGATGATGGATTAAAACGTACCTTGGGAAAGTCAGAAACCCATGGTCGTAAATCTTCCAGCAACGATGTATCACCTGTCTCCATGATGGGAACTTCCATAGTTGATGAATTAGCTGGAAGTGTCAATTTTGTGTCGTCTGTTGCAAGTGGGAACCAACAGCCGTTTCCTACGTCCTCGGTTTCTCAGACATCTGGTGTATTACCCATCCTTCATCAGCATCAGCAGCAACCAACCCAATGCCAGAAGCATTATATGCAGCAAATGCAACATACAGGAACAGCTAAAATAAACGCGACAACCAGTAATGTGCTACCTGGATCTTTCCTCCCTGGTAGTTTCCCAATCCAAAACCCTTTTTTCTCAAAAGTTTCTGTTCAGACAGATAATTCATCATATTCTCACCATTGGCAGAACTTGCCTAGATCCGCAACTCCTGAAGCCACATCTCAAATTGCTAACTTAAGCTTCATGAACATCCCCCAACCAAAAAGTTCTTTTGGGTGTCATTCAGTCTCAGCTGCATCACCTCAAGGGCAGAAAATTGTCGCCGAGAAGCAGCCAGTGCTACCAGTTGGTTCGACATCTGACTCCTGTATATCAAGAAACACAACTGACAGCGAAAGAGTGGCATCCGATGTCGTCGATGCTGACACAGCATTACCATCCAAACAGATAGAGGTTTCTCCCCCTGCATGTCGAGGGAACGTGCCATCAATCTTAAACACATGCCCCGGCCAACTCTCAGAGCTCAAGTACTGA
- the LOC140887933 gene encoding protein TIME FOR COFFEE isoform X2 has protein sequence MERSRELRIATTSVANGLSRRRQRVTSLKDSTVDDREMELHEAVRSRDRERLQKKDRDREFTKRRRIEKYAMQQKNGGEGYRENESTDASDEEYLEDEEDARIHFLNRLNHTSLQSSSLSDNRRSLRTLRSSPVLSASVDETIGVPIPRRARSTSIKRLHDSSNSSGGKLVVDLGHRRFPISQATASHIFSGGASPSAPGASMRKKMKSVEPRTRALKSTSNPRPSSEIQDDREIEVVEALFDLMKQSQSLSQSSKNEEKIDKDSINAADEGLTKVGKDENKTFSLRYEKSIKVDSETAMDDSMGEMKKDEEIEKEKIPNDSAPQHGDGFLNIEKVLSPNESDSPSCVKVDAYEVKDPKVTREDDTAIVVETKKEAMLEIDLMVLPPVTSSPEKDVLGDMAPFPKYMAHDVQKLTLIQKSDTFSNDGPVEAIDHLPKIDLEKHYFDKSSVRDGGKQQLRGQKEQKNQLQTSSSPYEISLGGWPSVLPHPGYMQSQQAVLPMDDSARFRIAKQHPKFTFSLPRPRRSATHQHIARSIEQHEQLITNCLLSGPTGAPTLCGTMPPTQRSISGSPVIVDCQGKPNSGAITVGGGKDKGAEVPLALNSTKNKELMLQQASLHTTTNNSLHNPAFIFALGHHQTTVMAPPKSSAPAQSASASGSMSLRSNSAGGPSVNLPLPGEAVTSHSGPSLDSNEVAPYMAMLQNNGCQFPISTNRAMPQLKGVQSPPSPLFNSSLYSSTMFSVSQSQKLSSTKIVDNNYRSLAAAHSTQAEKQQFPSSHPSSRHAPEFGRKGSALYADTHLRSTENRDELIPQSFSASFGLNATSCLPLNFSSMGQNSAIFPVLPDIAWNGYQMAKQKNFQTSDGKSVIGSAKVDDGLKRTLGKSETHGRKSSSNDVSPVSMMGTSIVDELAGSVNFVSSVASGNQQPFPTSSVSQTSGVLPILHQHQQQPTQCQKHYMQQMQHTGTAKINATTSNVLPGSFLPGSFPIQNPFFSKVSVQTDNSSYSHHWQNLPRSATPEATSQIANLSFMNIPQPKSSFGCHSVSAASPQGQKIVAEKQPVLPVGSTSDSCISRNTTDSERVASDVVDADTALPSKQIEVSPPACRGNVPSILNTCPGQLSELKY, from the exons ATGGAGAGGAGCAGAGAATTGAGGATTGCGACTACTTCTGTTGCCAACGGTTTGTCCAGGAGGCGACAGAGAGTCACGTCTCTGAAAGATTCGACTG TAGATGATAGGGAGATGGAATTGCATGAAGCAGTGAGGTCAAGAGATCGAGAGCGGTTGCAGAAGAAGGATCGAGATCGGGAGTTTACGAAGAGGAGGAGGATTGAGAAGTACGCGATGCAGCAGAAGAATGGTGGTGAAGGTTATAGGGAGAACGAGAGTACTGACGCGAGTGATGAGGAGTACCTTGAAGACGAGGAAGAtgcgagaattcattttcttaaTAGATTGAATCACACATCACTGCAGTCTTCGTCTCTCTCGGATAATCGACGAAGCCTACGTACTCTTCGGTCTTCCCCCGTGCTCAGCGCCTCTGTGGATGAGACGATCGGTGTTCCCATTCCTCGAAGAGCTCGCTCGA CTTCGATAAAGAGGTTGCATGACTCCAGTAATTCAAGCGGCGGGAAATTAGTTGTGGACTTGGGTCACCGGAGATTTCCAATTTCTCAGGCGACGGCGAGTCACATTTTTTCTGGCGGCGCATCGCCATCGGCTCCCGGTGCTTCTATGAGAAAAAAGATG AAATCTGTAGAGCCAAGAACACGTGCTTTAAAGAGTACATCCAATCCCAGGCCTTCTTCAGAGATTCAAGATGACAGAGAGATCGAGGTCGTCGAAGCTCTGTTCGATCTGATGAAACAATCTCAATCTCTATCACAGTCTTCCAAAAACGAAGAAAAAATTGATAAAGATAGCATAAATGCTGCTGATGAAG GGTTGACAAAGGTTGGAAAAGATGAGAATAAAACATTTTCACTTCGGTACGAGAAATCAATAAAAGTGGATTCTGAGACAGCCATGGATGATTCAATGGGGGAAATGAAGAAAGACGAAGAAATTGAGAAAGAGAAAATTCCAAATGACTCAGCTCCACAGCATGGAGATGGGTTTTTGAACATAGAAAAAGTGTTGTCTCCAAACGAAAGCGATTCGCCATCATGTGTTAAAGTAGATGCTTATGAAGTAAAGGATCCTAAAGTGACAAGAGA GGACGATACCGCGATTGTGGTTGAGACCAAGAAGGAAGCCATGTTAGAGATTGATTTAATG GTTCTTCCACCGGTAACGTCATCCCCGGAAAAAGATGTTTTGGGTGATATGGCACCCTTTCCTAAATATATGGCTCACGATGTTCAGAAG CTTACTCTGATACAGAAGAGTGATACATTTTCAAACGATGGTCCTGTAGAGGCCATCGATCACTTGCCGAAGATTGACTTGGAAAAGCACTATTTTGATAAATCAAGTGTCAGAGACGGTggtaaacaacaactacggggTCAGAAGGAGCAGAAAAATCAAT TGCAAACTTCCTCGTCACCTTACGAAATTTCTCTCGGTGGATGGCCTAGTGTTCTACCTCATCCAGG CTATATGCAGTCTCAGCAAGCAGTTTTACCCATGGATGACAGTGCCAGATTTCGTATAGCGAAGCAG CACCCAAAATTCACATTCTCACTGCCGCGTCCGAGGAGAAGTGCAACTCATCAACACATTGCCCGCAGCATTGAACAACATGAGCAACTTATCACAAACTGTTTGTTGTCTGGGCCTACTGGTGCCCCTACTTTATGTGGTACCATGCCACCGACGCAAAGGTCGATTTCTGGAAGCCCCGTAATTGTTGACTGTCAGGGAAAGCCGAATTCGGGTGCTATTACTGTGGGAGGTGGAAAAGATAAAGGCGCTGAAGTTCCATTGGCTTTGAATTCGACAAAAAATAAAGAGCTAATGCTTCAACAGGCTTCACTCCATACCACAACTAATAATTCTCTG CATAATCCGGCATTTATCTTCGCACTCGGCCACCATCAAACAACGGTGATGGCACCACCTAAATCATCTGCCCCGGCCCAATCTGCTTCTGCTAGTGGTAGCATGTCTTTGCGTTCTAATTCGGCTGGGGGACCTTCTGTAAACTTACCCTTGCCTGGAGAAGCTGTTACGAGCCACAGTGGCCCAAGCTTGGATTCTAATGAAGTTGCTCCATATATGGCAATGCTGCAaaacaatggctgccaatttcCAATTTCAACAAACAGGGCTATGCCACAGCTTAAAGGAGTGCAGTCCCCTCCTTCGCCTTTGTTCAACTCCTCTCTTTATTCTTCTACAATGTTCAGTGTTTCACAAAGTCAGAAGCTATCAAGTACAAAAATCGTTGACAATAATTATCGTAGTCTAGCAGCTGCACATTCAACACAGGCAGAGAAGCAGCAATTCCCATCATCACATCCATCCAGCAGGCACGCCCCAGAATTTGGAAGGAAAGGTAGTGCGTTGTATGCAGATACACATCTAAGGAGTACTGAAAATAGAGATGAACTTATCCCGCAATCTTTTTCAGCGTCATTTGGTTTAAATGCTACATCTTGTCTGCCCCTTAACTTCTCATCCATGGGACAAAATTCTGCTATCTTCCCAGTGCTTCCGGATATTGCTTGGAATGGGTACCAGATGGCAAAACAGAAGAATTTCCAGACATCTGACGGGAAAAGTGTAATTGGTTCTGCAAAGGTTGATGATGGATTAAAACGTACCTTGGGAAAGTCAGAAACCCATGGTCGTAAATCTTCCAGCAACGATGTATCACCTGTCTCCATGATGGGAACTTCCATAGTTGATGAATTAGCTGGAAGTGTCAATTTTGTGTCGTCTGTTGCAAGTGGGAACCAACAGCCGTTTCCTACGTCCTCGGTTTCTCAGACATCTGGTGTATTACCCATCCTTCATCAGCATCAGCAGCAACCAACCCAATGCCAGAAGCATTATATGCAGCAAATGCAACATACAGGAACAGCTAAAATAAACGCGACAACCAGTAATGTGCTACCTGGATCTTTCCTCCCTGGTAGTTTCCCAATCCAAAACCCTTTTTTCTCAAAAGTTTCTGTTCAGACAGATAATTCATCATATTCTCACCATTGGCAGAACTTGCCTAGATCCGCAACTCCTGAAGCCACATCTCAAATTGCTAACTTAAGCTTCATGAACATCCCCCAACCAAAAAGTTCTTTTGGGTGTCATTCAGTCTCAGCTGCATCACCTCAAGGGCAGAAAATTGTCGCCGAGAAGCAGCCAGTGCTACCAGTTGGTTCGACATCTGACTCCTGTATATCAAGAAACACAACTGACAGCGAAAGAGTGGCATCCGATGTCGTCGATGCTGACACAGCATTACCATCCAAACAGATAGAGGTTTCTCCCCCTGCATGTCGAGGGAACGTGCCATCAATCTTAAACACATGCCCCGGCCAACTCTCAGAGCTCAAGTACTGA